AGATCCTTATCCATATTGACGGAGCAGACAGCGACAGATACGCCCTTTTATATCAGGATCAGCTCGGCGACTGGAGGATCTACGGCGACAATTGGATGGGACTTTTGACAGACGTTAAGAAGCCGGATATGGATATTCTTATGCCTGCGGAAATAAACATGCCCAAAACTTTTACTAATCCTCAGAGGGAACCCGTGGAGAGCATTCTCGAGATCCCCGCAAAGGCAGAGGGCGTTGATGATGCGGGAAATCCAATCATTATCGACACTAATGTAAAGCAGCATACCTTTACATTTTCTACGGTGCCCTCCACTTATGAGGACATTATTCAATACAAGCTGGACAGTCCCTACAAGACGATGGCGCTTCTCATTATGGCTTTTCGCACATGGACGCCAGAAAATAAAGACGACTGTCTTCATATGCTTGATTACCTGACAAACCCGGATGCAAATTCCGGCGTAAAAGATTCTACCGGCCATTACTTAAGCAAAGGGTTTTCCGAGTATCCGTTCTGGGTAGAATTTTTGAATGACATGATGCGCCAAAATGAAAAATACCGATACATCGGCAACGCTTACTTAGGCGGCGCCATGCCTTCCAACAATTATACTCCCAGTATGCCGATGACAGTGACCGTAAGAGAGAGCGTATATGCTCCCTACCATTCCGGCAGCCTTAAAGATACCGATCCTACTATCTATCAGGTCTTAATAACGATACCGGGAGACGACAGCGACCGCTACGCCCTGTTTTATCAGGATCAGCGCGGAGATTGGCGTGTATTCGGCGATAATTGGAAGGGACTTCTTGCCAATGTCAAAACGCCGAGCAGCGACGTTCCGATCCCGCCGGAGGTGATCCGCAGCGAGGATCCCGCAAACATACAGACGGAACCTACAGAAACAGTGACGCTCGTTGCGGCGAAGGCCGTTGACGAGAACGACGAACCTATCGACGTAACTGTAGAGGAGCACAAATTTACCTTTTCCACTATCCCCTCAAGCTACGAGGATATCGTTCAGTACAAACTGGACAGTCCGTATAAAACGATGGCTCTGTTCTTCCTTGCTGTTCGCTGCTGGAGCCCCGAAAACCCGGGACCATGTATAGAAATGCTTGATTACCTTACAAATCCCGCCGCACCAAAGAACGGCGTTAAAGATAAGGACGGATACCCCGTAAGCTATGCTTTCTCCGAATATAACCCGTGGATATCCGCTCTGCGCGACTTAATGCAGCAAAACGAGAAATACAAATATATCGGAAATGCGTATCTCGGAGGCGCGACGCCGAAAAACAACTACACTCCGTCGCAGCCAATTACGATCACAGTTCGCCAAAGCGTATACGATCCGTTTGTGAAAAAGAGCGATACATCTCCGCAGATAAATCAGGTACTTATAAGTATTGCCGGCGACGACAGCGACAGATACGCTCTCTTCTATCAGGATCAACGCGGAGATTGGCGTTTCTTCGGAGACAACTGGATGGGGCTGCTTACAGACGTCCGCACGCCCGGAGACGCTGCGGCTATATCCGAGGCGACGCTTGAAGCAAACCGAGTGAACTTCCGCATTGAAAATGCGGACAGCTTTGCCCGTCCGTGGGTAGCCGCATATGACGAAAACGGAAAAATGCTTTTTATTAAAAGTCCCGAAGAAAACGACGGCGTTTACTCGGCAGACATTCCCTCTTCAAGCTATTCCTGCAAGATCTTCCTTTTGAATAATGAAAAAGCTACGCCTCTTTGTTCCTCTGTAGATATTAAAAAATAATAAAAGATAAGATATAAGAAATCACTGTTCAAAAAAGGAGGTGAATTTATATGAGTACACATTGCCAAAGCTGCGGAATGGAATTTGAACTGGAAGCCGATTACGGCATAAACGCAGACGGCTCGATAAACGAGGATTACTGCATATATTGCTATCAGAACGGTAAATTTACATCCGACCTTACTCTGGAAGAAATGATAGAGCTTTGCGCGCCTATGGTGGCTGCCGCAAATCAGAATATGGACATATTCTCCGCGCGTGTAATGTTGTGGGATTTTCTGC
The DNA window shown above is from Clostridia bacterium and carries:
- a CDS encoding zinc ribbon domain-containing protein, whose amino-acid sequence is MSTHCQSCGMEFELEADYGINADGSINEDYCIYCYQNGKFTSDLTLEEMIELCAPMVAAANQNMDIFSARVMLWDFLPNLKRWNGEK